A single window of Drosophila suzukii chromosome 3, CBGP_Dsuzu_IsoJpt1.0, whole genome shotgun sequence DNA harbors:
- the lqf gene encoding epsin-2 isoform X3: protein MQVNVAGLRRNIKNLAHNYSDAQVKVREATSNDPWGPSAAIMGEIADLTYNVVAFSEIMQMIWKRLNDHGKNWRHVYKALILLEYLIKTGTEKVAQQCKENIFAIQTLREFVYFEEGKDQGTHVREKAKQLVNLLKDDERLKNERVKALKAKERFSQHPSGFGSDGYIDGPSQRDLPPGWQEEPPKSVSELEMVRPQTAGEEELQLQLAMAMSREEAEQEEAKRRSDDVRLQLALSQSEQDFKDPNGRPIPAPKKEEPQSHLLDLLDISLGATSISSPPLGAAGGAPAAVVDPWATPGPRAPSQLSDPWSGTSSPQVDPWNPSAAPRTIMGAGVPMSSAPLGAAAGNDAWGGRTQSPSVASGSSNEGWLQTNGNANQNGRGATPAGAPAEGWLIKSTAVGALGAAPVSHAASNGSSSADPWLAEPAASAAGGAAAGGLADPWAAGAAPQGAGGLDDPWKALGTGAIKKQSPEFDEFDLITNRNKSELSNSNASNNNNASLLDDMDPLSANYGNGAISSSVHPSTGATAKKPLKDAHSFLGENSALVNLDNLIKPIAPQTQTGNQPAYNPFSDTVMPPKTNLFQQQQPAVPSINQLKQQAPFSVSMNQDPWAPVMGGVSATSQPKLPPPVRPTSLNLGPPSVGEFQLLSAFSNPIIPSATILQPQQNSQVYNSAYQSNSSTNILSNSNMNSSTSNSTIYSSYASPSPGIDGIRNMDIFTERPYYNSPTAPADETYMYNGTNNNNVNSNYGTPRLYSSYAASYSSALSDSLAETPGISVAPMGFVAEPAMSFGPSSSAANNCKLEQNNNMPWIKPEAATNPFLS, encoded by the exons ATGCAGGTCAATGTCGCTGGTCTGCGCAGAAACATCAAGAACCTTGCGCACAATTACTCCGATGCTCAG gtCAAAGTGCGCGAGGCCACCTCGAATGACCCGTGGGGTCCTTCGGCCGCCATCATGGGAGAGATAGCGGATCTCACCTACAATGTGGTGGCCTTCTCGGAAATCATGCAAATGATCTGGAAGCGTCTCAACGACCACGGCAAGAACTGGCGCCACGTCTACAAGGCACTCATCCTGCTGGAGTACCTGATCAAGACCGGCACGGAAAAGGTGGCCCAACAGTGCAAGGAGAACATCTTCGCCATTCAGACGCTGCGGGAATTCGTCTACTTCGAGGAGGGCAAGGATCAGGGCACCCATGTCCGTGAGAAGGCCAAGCAGCTGGTGAATCTCCTGAAAGATGACGAGCGGCTAAAGAACGAGCGTGTAAAGGCGCTAAAGGCCAAGGAGCGATTTTCCCAGCACCCGAGTGGTTTCGGCAGCGATGGGTACATTGACGGACCCTCGCAGCGGGATCTACCACCGGGCTGGCAGGAAGAACCACCCAAGTCCGTATCCGAGCTGGAAATGGTTCGGCCGCAGACGGCCGGCGAGGAGGAGCTTCAGCTTCAGCTGGCCATGGCAATGTCACGGGAGGAGGCGGAACAGGAGGAGGCCAAGCGGCGCAGCGATGATGTGCGTCTGCAACTTGCCCTCAGCCAGAGTGAGCAGGATTTCAA GGATCCAAATGGACGACCTATTCCCGCGCCCAAGAAGGAGGAACCCCAGAGTCATTTGCTAGATCTGCTGGACATTTCGCTAGGCGCCACGAGCATCTCGAGTCCACCGCTGGGCGCTGCAGGCGGCGCTCCAGCAGCTGTGGTCGATCCCTGGGCCACTCCTGGTCCCCGAGCTCCCAGCCAATTGTCCGATCCCTGGTCGGGTACTTCCTCGCCACAAGTGGACCCCTGGAATCCCTCCGCTGCACCTCGTACCATCATGGGAGCCGGAGTGCCGATGAGCTCGGCGCCATTGGGTGCAGCAGCTGGAAACGATGCATGGGGTGGTCGCACCCAGTCGCCATCGGTGGCCTCTGGCTCCTCCAACGAGGGCTGGCTACAGACCAATGGAAATGCCAACCAAAACGGACGTGGAGCCACTCCGGCGGGAGCTCCAGCTGAAGGCTGGTTAATAAAATCAACTGCTGTCGGAGCTTTGGGAGCTGCACCCGTGAGTCATGCGGCAAGCAATGGCAGCTCATCTGCGGATCCTTGGCTGGCTGAGCCAGCAGCATCAGCggcaggaggagcagcagctggTGGTTTGGCGGATCCCTGGGCGGCAGGAGCAGCACCTCAGGGCGCGGGTGGCCTGGATGATCCCTGGAAAGCCCTGGGAACAGGCGCCATAAAG AAACAATCCCCCGAGTTTGATGAGTTTGACTTAATTACTAACCGGAACAAGAGTGAGCTAAGCAATTCCAACGcctccaacaacaacaatg CGTCTCTGCTCGACGACATGGATCCGCTATCGGCGAACTACGGAAATGGAGCCATAAGCAGCAGTGTGCATCCGTCGACGGGCGCCACGGCAAAGAAACCGCTGAAGGATGCCCATTCCTTCCTCGGCGAGAACTCCGCGCTGGTTAACTTGGACAATCTGATCAAACCGATTGCGCCACAGACGCAAACGGGTAATCAGCCGGCATACAATCCCTTCAGCGATACCGTGATGCCACCGAAGACAAATCTattccagcagcagcagccagcC GTGCCGTCCATCAATCAGCTTAAACAGCAGGCTCCCTTCTCAGTCAGCATGAACCAGGACCCCTGGGCGCCCGTAATGGGTGGCGTTAGTGCGACTTCACAG CCAAAACTTCCGCCTCCCGTGCGTCCCACTAGCCTCAACTTGGGGCCTCCGTCCGTGGGTGAATTTCAGCTGTTGAGTGCGTTTAGTAATCCCATCATTCCCTCCGCCACCATCCTCCAGCCACAGCAGAATTCGCAGGTCTACAACTCTGCGTACCAGAGCAATAGCAGCACCAATATCCTGAGCAACAGTAACATGAATAGCTccaccagcaacagcaccaTATACAGCAGCTATGCAAGTCCGAGTCCTGGCATCGATGGCATCCGCAACATGGATATATTCACCGAGCGTCCATACTATAATAGTCCAACAGCACCTGCTGACGAAACTTATATGTACAATGGCACCAATAATAACAATGTCAACAGCAACTATGGTACTCCCAGACTTTATTCAAGCTATGCTGCCAGCTATAGCAGCGCTCTATCCGACTCGCTGGCCGAAACCCCGGGAATTAGTGTGGCTCCCATGGGCTTTGTGGCCGAGCCTGCCATGAGTTTCGGTCCCTCGTCCTCGGCGGCCAACAACTGCAAGCTGGAA CAAAATAACAACATGCCGTGGATCAAGCCGGAAGCAGCAACAAATCCATTTTTGTCGTAA
- the lqf gene encoding epsin-2 isoform X5 yields MRKQKDDMQVNVAGLRRNIKNLAHNYSDAQVKVREATSNDPWGPSAAIMGEIADLTYNVVAFSEIMQMIWKRLNDHGKNWRHVYKALILLEYLIKTGTEKVAQQCKENIFAIQTLREFVYFEEGKDQGTHVREKAKQLVNLLKDDERLKNERVKALKAKERFSQHPSGFGSDGYIDGPSQRDLPPGWQEEPPKSVSELEMVRPQTAGEEELQLQLAMAMSREEAEQEEAKRRSDDVRLQLALSQSEQDFKDPNGRPIPAPKKEEPQSHLLDLLDISLGATSISSPPLGAAGGAPAAVVDPWATPGPRAPSQLSDPWSGTSSPQVDPWNPSAAPRTIMGAGVPMSSAPLGAAAGNDAWGGRTQSPSVASGSSNEGWLQTNGNANQNGRGATPAGAPAEGWLIKSTAVGALGAAPVSHAASNGSSSADPWLAEPAASAAGGAAAGGLADPWAAGAAPQGAGGLDDPWKALGTGAIKKQSPEFDEFDLITNRNKSELSNSNASNNNNASLLDDMDPLSANYGNGAISSSVHPSTGATAKKPLKDAHSFLGENSALVNLDNLIKPIAPQTQTGNQPAYNPFSDTVMPPKTNLFQQQQPAVPSINQLKQQAPFSVSMNQDPWAPVMGGVSATSQQNNNMPWIKPEAATNPFLS; encoded by the exons a TGAGAAAGCAAAAGGACGATATGCAGGTCAATGTCGCTGGTCTGCGCAGAAACATCAAGAACCTTGCGCACAATTACTCCGATGCTCAG gtCAAAGTGCGCGAGGCCACCTCGAATGACCCGTGGGGTCCTTCGGCCGCCATCATGGGAGAGATAGCGGATCTCACCTACAATGTGGTGGCCTTCTCGGAAATCATGCAAATGATCTGGAAGCGTCTCAACGACCACGGCAAGAACTGGCGCCACGTCTACAAGGCACTCATCCTGCTGGAGTACCTGATCAAGACCGGCACGGAAAAGGTGGCCCAACAGTGCAAGGAGAACATCTTCGCCATTCAGACGCTGCGGGAATTCGTCTACTTCGAGGAGGGCAAGGATCAGGGCACCCATGTCCGTGAGAAGGCCAAGCAGCTGGTGAATCTCCTGAAAGATGACGAGCGGCTAAAGAACGAGCGTGTAAAGGCGCTAAAGGCCAAGGAGCGATTTTCCCAGCACCCGAGTGGTTTCGGCAGCGATGGGTACATTGACGGACCCTCGCAGCGGGATCTACCACCGGGCTGGCAGGAAGAACCACCCAAGTCCGTATCCGAGCTGGAAATGGTTCGGCCGCAGACGGCCGGCGAGGAGGAGCTTCAGCTTCAGCTGGCCATGGCAATGTCACGGGAGGAGGCGGAACAGGAGGAGGCCAAGCGGCGCAGCGATGATGTGCGTCTGCAACTTGCCCTCAGCCAGAGTGAGCAGGATTTCAA GGATCCAAATGGACGACCTATTCCCGCGCCCAAGAAGGAGGAACCCCAGAGTCATTTGCTAGATCTGCTGGACATTTCGCTAGGCGCCACGAGCATCTCGAGTCCACCGCTGGGCGCTGCAGGCGGCGCTCCAGCAGCTGTGGTCGATCCCTGGGCCACTCCTGGTCCCCGAGCTCCCAGCCAATTGTCCGATCCCTGGTCGGGTACTTCCTCGCCACAAGTGGACCCCTGGAATCCCTCCGCTGCACCTCGTACCATCATGGGAGCCGGAGTGCCGATGAGCTCGGCGCCATTGGGTGCAGCAGCTGGAAACGATGCATGGGGTGGTCGCACCCAGTCGCCATCGGTGGCCTCTGGCTCCTCCAACGAGGGCTGGCTACAGACCAATGGAAATGCCAACCAAAACGGACGTGGAGCCACTCCGGCGGGAGCTCCAGCTGAAGGCTGGTTAATAAAATCAACTGCTGTCGGAGCTTTGGGAGCTGCACCCGTGAGTCATGCGGCAAGCAATGGCAGCTCATCTGCGGATCCTTGGCTGGCTGAGCCAGCAGCATCAGCggcaggaggagcagcagctggTGGTTTGGCGGATCCCTGGGCGGCAGGAGCAGCACCTCAGGGCGCGGGTGGCCTGGATGATCCCTGGAAAGCCCTGGGAACAGGCGCCATAAAG AAACAATCCCCCGAGTTTGATGAGTTTGACTTAATTACTAACCGGAACAAGAGTGAGCTAAGCAATTCCAACGcctccaacaacaacaatg CGTCTCTGCTCGACGACATGGATCCGCTATCGGCGAACTACGGAAATGGAGCCATAAGCAGCAGTGTGCATCCGTCGACGGGCGCCACGGCAAAGAAACCGCTGAAGGATGCCCATTCCTTCCTCGGCGAGAACTCCGCGCTGGTTAACTTGGACAATCTGATCAAACCGATTGCGCCACAGACGCAAACGGGTAATCAGCCGGCATACAATCCCTTCAGCGATACCGTGATGCCACCGAAGACAAATCTattccagcagcagcagccagcC GTGCCGTCCATCAATCAGCTTAAACAGCAGGCTCCCTTCTCAGTCAGCATGAACCAGGACCCCTGGGCGCCCGTAATGGGTGGCGTTAGTGCGACTTCACAG CAAAATAACAACATGCCGTGGATCAAGCCGGAAGCAGCAACAAATCCATTTTTGTCGTAA